One Malaclemys terrapin pileata isolate rMalTer1 chromosome 21, rMalTer1.hap1, whole genome shotgun sequence DNA window includes the following coding sequences:
- the APOE gene encoding apolipoprotein E: MKVWIVLLGATLLAGCQANPLVQDEPKTKWEEAVSVFWNYLSKVGHAADNVTAQIKSSQLSKELDGLITDTMAEVEVYREELRTRFGPYAQEAQQRLGSEVEALTGKLRADMEEAKGRVVQYTGDVRLMFNQNLEEVQARVGMYLRKLRKRLGKDTEELRRKMAAYAGEVQAHTDQQVNAVRQGLQPLIDSIRDKGQQRLEALSQAMGEQSQKVRESLGTRAQELHGHLQGKVEEVQSSLDQAAEQVRQWFAPFLQDVRAQLQGLVEKLQGKLQL, translated from the exons ATGAAGGTTTGGATTGTGCTGCTCGGGGCAACCCTGCTGGCAG GCTGCCAGGCCAACCCGCTCGTCCAGGATGAGCCCAAGACTAAGTGGGAAGAGGCCGTGAGCGTCTTCTGGAACTACCTTTCCAAAGTGGGACATGCCGCGGACAACGTGACCGCCCAGATCAAGAGCTCCCAGCTCAGCAAGGAACTGGA CGGGCTGATCACCGACACCATGGCTGAAGTGGAGGTGTACAGAGAAGAGCTGCGGACCCGGTTCGGCCCCTACGCCCAGGAGGCCCAGCAGCGCCTGGGCAGCGAGGTGGAGGCGCTGACGGGGAAGCTGCGGGCCGACATGGAGGAGGCCAAGGGCCGGGTGGTGCAGTACACGGGCGACGTGCGCTTGATGTTCAACCAGAACCTGGAGGAGGTGCAGGCCCGAGTTGGCATGTACCTGCGCAAGCTGCGCAAGCGCCTGGGCAAAGACACCGAGGAGCTGCGCCGCAAGATGGCCGCCTATGCCGGTGAGGTGCAGGCCCACACTGACCAGCAGGTGAATGCTGTGCGCCAGGGCCTGCAGCCACTGATCGACAGCATCCGTGACAAGGGACAGCAGCGTCTGGAAGCCCTGAGCCAGGCCATGGGTGAGCAGAGCCAGAAGGTGCGCGAGAGCCTGGGCACCCGGGCCCAGGAGCTGCATGGGCACCTGCAGGGGAAGGTTGAGGAGGTGCAGAGCTCCCTAGACCAGGCTGCTGAGCAGGTCCGCCAGTGGTTTGCACCCTTCCTGCAGGATGTCCGTGCCCAGTTACAGGGCCTGGTGGAGAAGCTGCAAGGGAAACTCCAGCTGTAA